A single Marinitoga aeolica DNA region contains:
- a CDS encoding ABC transporter substrate-binding protein encodes MKKLLVFLFVIMFVFSFAKTKIVFWTAPNPNQEAYWKKLVAEYEQQHPDIDIEWTTIPAAGSSEEAILSAIASGRTPDICTNIFSGFAAQLIELDQLVELNKLPGFNDLIAARKMDSIIKGWNFMGKSYVLPIYSNPILMWWRKDILEKYGWKKPPRTYSDVYELSKQFVVPKEKYTMRVVAGRNWWDRWFDYITYYYAASEGKPYIDLKKYRAIYNNDAGIKVAKFFETMFKNGWTAVDLGNAPLYNGVILGSLKGPWEIPYAEKQFPKVLKNIEITPPIVPDNYPENKPIYTFADTKGLVIFKTSKHQKEAWDFVKWVFSNPENDKLWLEMTKMPPARSDLLTNDLFKEFFKNNPLAAQYAKYVGYAVPPALISKTVDVQDEMTVSLIEPIMYGKADAETAVKNSIKKINRIIW; translated from the coding sequence ATGAAAAAGTTACTCGTTTTTTTGTTTGTAATAATGTTTGTTTTTTCATTTGCAAAAACAAAGATAGTATTTTGGACAGCGCCAAATCCTAATCAAGAAGCATACTGGAAAAAATTGGTTGCTGAGTATGAACAACAACATCCAGATATAGATATCGAATGGACAACAATTCCAGCTGCTGGAAGTTCTGAGGAAGCAATATTGAGTGCAATAGCATCTGGAAGAACACCTGATATTTGTACTAATATTTTTTCTGGTTTTGCTGCCCAGCTAATTGAGTTGGATCAGTTGGTTGAGTTAAATAAATTACCAGGATTTAATGATTTAATTGCAGCAAGAAAAATGGATAGTATTATTAAAGGTTGGAATTTTATGGGTAAATCTTATGTATTACCAATTTATTCGAATCCGATATTAATGTGGTGGAGAAAAGATATTTTAGAAAAATATGGATGGAAAAAACCACCAAGAACATATTCTGATGTTTATGAACTTTCAAAACAATTTGTTGTACCTAAAGAAAAATATACAATGAGAGTTGTTGCAGGTAGAAACTGGTGGGATAGATGGTTTGATTATATAACATATTATTATGCTGCCAGTGAAGGAAAACCATATATTGATTTGAAAAAATATAGAGCCATATACAATAATGATGCTGGAATTAAAGTTGCAAAATTTTTTGAAACAATGTTTAAAAACGGATGGACTGCTGTAGATTTAGGAAATGCACCATTGTATAATGGAGTAATATTAGGAAGTTTAAAAGGTCCATGGGAAATACCCTATGCAGAAAAACAATTCCCAAAAGTTTTAAAAAATATAGAAATTACTCCACCAATAGTTCCAGATAATTATCCAGAAAATAAACCAATTTATACATTTGCTGATACAAAAGGATTGGTTATATTTAAGACTTCAAAGCATCAAAAAGAAGCATGGGATTTTGTTAAATGGGTATTTTCTAACCCGGAAAATGATAAATTATGGTTAGAAATGACAAAAATGCCACCTGCAAGATCAGATCTTCTTACAAATGATTTATTTAAGGAATTCTTTAAGAATAATCCTTTGGCAGCTCAATATGCTAAGTACGTAGGATATGCCGTTCCACCAGCATTGATATCAAAAACTGTTGATGTTCAGGATGAAATGACAGTTAGTTTAATAGAACCTATTATGTATG
- a CDS encoding LacI family DNA-binding transcriptional regulator, with product MANIEDVAKLANVSIATVSRVLNNKGKYSEKTKIKVLKAIEELNYKPSSQAKHLAKVKYGFKIGVLISSRIKNILEKKRNEYGEMDFYSTVLKGIYDGANENKAEIILMTFEEFINKKKECDGILVLGSDKIPDYILNCNIHKVLVDNYIVGKKINAIISNGFDGAYYVVDKMIKRNYKRIIHIHGPLEFYGFRRRFEGYELAMKQNNLLPITYEVAETQESINYIIDLILAKKPEVVFTSNDPIAIMVLNALKSKNVKVPENVQIIGFDDIVFSASTEPSLSTVKVFKYEMGNVALERVIELINGKNLHPYVTSLFTEFIERKSTKGV from the coding sequence ATGGCAAATATAGAAGATGTTGCTAAATTAGCTAATGTTTCAATAGCTACTGTTTCAAGGGTATTAAATAATAAAGGTAAATATTCAGAAAAAACAAAAATAAAAGTTTTAAAAGCAATAGAAGAGTTAAACTATAAACCTTCAAGTCAGGCTAAACATCTTGCCAAGGTAAAATATGGTTTTAAAATAGGAGTTTTAATTAGCAGCAGAATAAAAAATATTCTTGAGAAAAAAAGAAATGAATATGGAGAGATGGATTTTTATTCTACTGTATTAAAAGGTATATATGATGGTGCAAATGAAAACAAAGCAGAAATTATATTAATGACTTTTGAAGAATTTATTAATAAGAAGAAAGAGTGTGATGGAATATTAGTTTTAGGATCTGATAAAATACCAGATTATATTTTAAATTGTAATATTCATAAAGTTCTTGTTGATAATTATATTGTTGGAAAAAAGATAAATGCTATTATATCAAATGGATTTGACGGTGCATATTATGTAGTTGATAAAATGATAAAAAGAAATTATAAAAGGATTATTCATATACATGGTCCATTAGAATTTTATGGATTTAGAAGAAGATTTGAAGGTTATGAATTAGCTATGAAACAAAATAATTTATTACCTATAACTTATGAAGTTGCAGAAACTCAGGAATCTATAAATTATATTATAGATTTGATTTTAGCTAAGAAGCCAGAGGTAGTATTTACATCAAATGATCCTATTGCTATTATGGTGTTAAATGCTCTTAAATCAAAAAATGTTAAAGTTCCAGAAAATGTACAAATAATAGGATTTGATGATATTGTGTTTTCAGCTTCTACAGAACCGTCATTGTCGACTGTCAAAGTTTTTAAGTATGAAATGGGAAATGTTGCTCTTGAAAGAGTAATAGAATTAATTAATGGGAAAAATTTACATCCTTATGTTACTTCATTATTTACAGAGTTTATTGAAAGAAAATCCACAAAGGGGGTTTGA